The Oscillatoria acuminata PCC 6304 genomic interval AATGTTGCGATTTAATTCATAGTCCCGTCGCCGATTTTCCCACTCCCATACCACGGCGAATCCGATCACAGAGAGTCCAACCCCCATCCCAAAGATGATGGCAGCAGGAAGATAGCGACTCCAGGGTATTTTGGGCTTTTTTGGCATAGTTGCCTCGTGATTTTTGGCAGCGATTTCTAATTTTTGATGCCCGAGAGCATCGATGTTATGAATTGTTTTCCTGGGGAATCAGTATCCCCCGTTTGTTCCTCTGAAATGTCTTGTTTGGTGAAAGTTTTTTAGGGGTTGATGTTTCCATCCCCAACCCAGTACATTGGGGAGCATCTCAATTTTGCCTAAACCCCAGTCTGACCTCTCCCCTCTGCCCCCCTCCCCTTGTAGGTGGAAATAAATCTCTTTCTCCCCCTTCCCTCTTAGGGAAGGGGGCTGGGGGGTTAGGTCTCTTTTCAAAATTGAGATGCTCCTGTACATTGCACCTAAACTCATACCCTGATGAATACGCCCCAACGCGATCGCACTGGGGAGTCAAAGGATGGATCAGGGATATTCATGCTTTGGCGATCGCCACTGATGGAACTGTCTAGATTCAGAACAATCAGCCGGTTCAGTTTGGATCCCTTGTTGATGCCTCCCCAATTTTACCGTCCCCTGATATCAGTTCCTGCGCTGTTGTTAACGGATCTGGATCGCGGCTTTAGCCCTAACACTCTGGTCATCCAAATCCTCCCCTGACTCTAAGAGTAGGCGGGCATTTTACAGCAGTTTATACCCTAACATACTCTTTAAAATAGCGTGTTCCCACCCTTCGGGGCCATTGAACACCCATACCCTTACACCCCTACACCCCTACCCGATTTAAACACAGTCTTCATCGCCGGATTTTATGTGAGTTCCTGGGAAAATCGAAGTTTAAAAATTTCCCCTTCCCCACAATTTTATAGATTATATAACGGGAATAGGGTTTCCGGGAAAAGAGCCGGGGCAGCCCGAATTTCGGGGTATCCAAGGGGGCACTTTTCACCCCGGAAAAATTGCACCAACCGTCGAGATTTCCCGGGGGATTCCCTAAACCGGGGATTCTTCCCAGGCGGCCCCTAAATGAGAATCGCTCCAGTTTAGGCCAACATAGCCCATTACGGCACTGAGAAGGGCTGAGGATTCGGTTCATCGATACAGCCCGCTTGTTCTGTAGCCGAGGGGACGACATTCGGCAGGACCTGCGGAAGTAAAATCTGCTCTGAAATCCACCCCATATTGCTGGGTCGGACCCGGACAAGGGGTGGCGCTGCTGGTGCGGGGGTGTCCTCACTAACGGGTTCCGAGACCCCTTCAGCCCCAACAACTGGAGTCGGTGTAGCCTCCTCCGATTCCACGGGTTCTGGGGTCGAGCAAACTTGGATCTGGACCCAGGCATCGGAGTCGCTCACTGCGGGTTGTTTGCCCATCACCAACAGAACACTGCCACTAGGGATAAACCCCAGTTCATTTCCAGGGATAGCCGCCCCTTGCTGCCTCAACAAAATTAACTCCCCATCCTCTGGGGCTTCATCGGTAAAAGGCTGCCTCAGTTGCAGGTACTGGCCCCCTTCTATCGTGGCCCCTTCTGTAATGTCCGGAATCAGCAAGGGGTCGGTCTCGGTTTCCGTGGGGTTCGAGTTTTCTTGCTCTGAAAAGGGGAAATTCGCGATCCAATTCTGCCATCCCGGCTGGGTGAGAAGTACCGCCGCTAGTCCGCCTAGGCCAATCAGCAACAGGATTCCTAGTAAAATCGGCAACCTGGAACGTCGTGGGGGTTCAGGAGGGATCAACTTTGTCGGAACATCCTGGAGTGAGAGATTATCCGGATCCTTTGTGGAGAAATCTGTGAGTTGAGAGTCTTCTAGGGGTTCTGCGGGGGGGATTGATTGGAGTTGGGCTACCAACAAACGGGAGTCGAGTGCCGCCGAGCGAATGGGTTCTACTTTACAGTAAACCAGCCCCACGGTGACGTTATCATGGCCGTTATGAAAATTACCAATATCGATTAACTTCGTGACCGATCGCAACACGGGGAATTCCCCAGATAAAACCGGCAGGATTTCCGTTTCCCAGTATTGCTCCACCCGGTCATTATCGCTCAACCCATCGGAACAGAGCAGGAAGGCGCTATCCTCATCAAGGATAAAACGTTGGACGGTGGGATGCAGGACCGACGAAGCACTCATCCCTAATGCCTGAATGAGAGACCCTGCCGCCCCTTGTTGGAGGGCATCCCGGTATAGGGAGTAACCCAAACGGACCTCCCGGGAAGCCACATCATCATCCAGGGTGACTTGTCGGCATCCGGTGGAGGTAATCCAATAGGCGCGACTATCCCCAATATGATTGATATAAATTTCATGGCGATGGGTCAAGGCCATGACCAAGGTGGTTCCCATGCGCTGACGAGCTTGCCGCTGTTCCTCATCATTCCGACTGGCGATGCGATCGTTGGCAATCCCCACGGCGCGTTCGATCTGCTCCATGATCCGATCGGGGGCGCTTTGGGTATTCTCGGAAAGAAGGGATTCCAGGTGTTGTTGTAAGGTTTCGATCGCCAGATTAGAGGCGACATTCCCCCCTTCATGTCCCCCAATGCCATCACAGACGATCGCTAACCCACTGGTGTCTGAGGTGGCACGGCTGGTCCCACTGGGGGGATAACAGGCATCTTCATTCCGACGGCGAGTCGGCCCGCGATCGGTCCCCGTAGCAATGTAATAGGTGCGCTTATAAAGCCCTCCACAAAGACTTAAACCTCGGTCTAACAACTCGATGAGTTGCGATGTGGTTTGCACATCTCCCATCGTTAACATCTGGCTGAGTTCTTCCAGATAGGGGGCGATCGCCCCATGAGCAGTCTGGGCCCAACTCAACCACAACTGACCCAGTTCAGACAAGTTGGGCGTTTTCGCATCCCGTGGCAATTCGAGCAGTCGCAGCAAGGATCCTTCCACCCGAAGCAATCCCGGATTCAGCAGAGTCGCCGCCACCCCTTCCTTTTTAAACGGGTACCAGAGTTGAGCCATCTGCCACAACCAATTGAGCTGGCGCATCGGTGAAGCATCCGCCCAGCAGTCCGTCAGTAAGGGCATGAGTTGGGCATGGACTGCCTCGGGGGGTTGACCTTTGCGGAGGGCCACTATTGTCCCTTCCGGGTAAATCGCCGTTTCCTCTAGTAACCAAATATCCCGATTCGGGTCATTCCCTTTCATGGGCAATCGACCATAAACCTGAGGGACGTGCAATCGCAGGGGAAACAGTTTGAGATAGGGGATGATCGCCCCGGGAATCTCGACTGGCATCTCCGGCAAGACCCCGGGTTTGGTATCGACCAGAATCTTATCCTCCTTAACCCAATAGCGATCGGCTAAGATCT includes:
- a CDS encoding protein phosphatase 2C domain-containing protein → MNKPSAIIYCPNFTCQSPNPETQKFCQKCGTPLPKRYLWAVGGTGRSSYQPGEILADRYWVKEDKILVDTKPGVLPEMPVEIPGAIIPYLKLFPLRLHVPQVYGRLPMKGNDPNRDIWLLEETAIYPEGTIVALRKGQPPEAVHAQLMPLLTDCWADASPMRQLNWLWQMAQLWYPFKKEGVAATLLNPGLLRVEGSLLRLLELPRDAKTPNLSELGQLWLSWAQTAHGAIAPYLEELSQMLTMGDVQTTSQLIELLDRGLSLCGGLYKRTYYIATGTDRGPTRRRNEDACYPPSGTSRATSDTSGLAIVCDGIGGHEGGNVASNLAIETLQQHLESLLSENTQSAPDRIMEQIERAVGIANDRIASRNDEEQRQARQRMGTTLVMALTHRHEIYINHIGDSRAYWITSTGCRQVTLDDDVASREVRLGYSLYRDALQQGAAGSLIQALGMSASSVLHPTVQRFILDEDSAFLLCSDGLSDNDRVEQYWETEILPVLSGEFPVLRSVTKLIDIGNFHNGHDNVTVGLVYCKVEPIRSAALDSRLLVAQLQSIPPAEPLEDSQLTDFSTKDPDNLSLQDVPTKLIPPEPPRRSRLPILLGILLLIGLGGLAAVLLTQPGWQNWIANFPFSEQENSNPTETETDPLLIPDITEGATIEGGQYLQLRQPFTDEAPEDGELILLRQQGAAIPGNELGFIPSGSVLLVMGKQPAVSDSDAWVQIQVCSTPEPVESEEATPTPVVGAEGVSEPVSEDTPAPAAPPLVRVRPSNMGWISEQILLPQVLPNVVPSATEQAGCIDEPNPQPFSVP